The Candidatus Liberimonas magnetica genome includes a window with the following:
- the priA gene encoding primosomal protein N', translating to MFAEIYLSLPVDKPFHYEIPEGLADKARVGMRSEVPFGSRKVIGFITKIVQDTSIENVKPILSLYDNEVVLTEKMFKLAEWLSQNYMCSYGEALSCILPASIRPPKRPPKPKDKDKDKEMKADIKPVLNVEQQDVTNQIIESAKQNKPDIFCLHGITSSGKTEVYLNSIEEVLKLGKSAIYLLPEISLTPQFISIVENRFPGLVGVWHSRLSAGKRYLTWEKARKAEIKILLGARSCIFAPFTNLGLIIMDEEHEPTYKQDQKPQYQTREIVDVLAKINNAVAVFGSATPSLEVYYRAKQGQYKLLEMNERVDKRELPKVTLVDVTQIPSKARVITKELALALTRILARREQAIVFLNRRGFSPGVSCPKCGNVWQCPRCSVSLVYHKTSNDLRCHYCGYTHPWPGECPTCKNKELSVFGIGTQKVEQELHQLFPQARVFRLDRDTASSHEVYHRAYQEFKNENYDILLGTQMVAKGFDFPRVTLVGVIDADTALYLPDFRSAERTFQLITQVAGRSGRSSLGGEVIVQTRYPNHYALLASKDHDYHEFYDQEINNRRQMDYPPFSRLANILVRASKEEKAIELINKISGDLNDFKEKNVFKYDILGPTPAAHSKLRRLFRWQVLLKGNSEEILLASKNIRNYYIPRGIFVSIDIDPQNVL from the coding sequence ATGTTCGCTGAAATATATTTATCCCTACCTGTAGATAAACCGTTCCATTACGAGATTCCGGAAGGCCTGGCAGATAAAGCAAGGGTCGGAATGCGTTCCGAGGTGCCGTTCGGTTCAAGAAAAGTAATTGGTTTTATAACTAAAATAGTACAAGACACTTCAATAGAAAATGTAAAACCTATATTAAGCCTTTATGACAATGAAGTTGTTTTAACTGAAAAAATGTTTAAGCTGGCAGAATGGCTAAGCCAAAATTATATGTGTTCCTATGGCGAAGCTTTATCCTGCATACTTCCTGCAAGCATACGCCCTCCAAAAAGGCCGCCAAAACCTAAAGACAAAGATAAAGATAAAGAAATGAAAGCAGATATAAAACCTGTTCTTAATGTAGAACAGCAGGATGTAACAAACCAGATAATAGAAAGCGCAAAACAAAATAAACCTGATATTTTTTGCCTGCACGGCATTACAAGTTCCGGGAAAACAGAGGTTTATCTAAATTCAATAGAAGAAGTGCTCAAACTCGGCAAATCCGCGATTTATCTGTTACCCGAAATATCCCTTACACCCCAGTTCATAAGCATAGTTGAGAACCGTTTCCCTGGCCTTGTGGGGGTCTGGCACAGCCGCCTTTCAGCAGGTAAAAGATACCTTACGTGGGAAAAAGCAAGAAAGGCAGAGATAAAGATACTTCTTGGAGCCAGGTCATGTATTTTTGCGCCTTTTACCAACCTCGGCTTGATAATAATGGACGAGGAACATGAGCCTACCTATAAACAAGACCAGAAACCTCAATATCAGACAAGAGAAATTGTAGATGTCTTGGCAAAGATAAACAATGCAGTGGCTGTTTTCGGTTCAGCAACACCGTCTCTTGAGGTTTATTACAGGGCGAAACAGGGGCAATATAAGCTTCTTGAAATGAATGAACGGGTAGACAAAAGAGAGCTGCCAAAGGTCACCCTTGTTGATGTTACCCAGATACCGAGCAAAGCAAGGGTTATAACAAAAGAGCTGGCCCTAGCCTTAACAAGGATACTTGCAAGGAGGGAGCAGGCGATAGTGTTCTTAAACCGCAGGGGATTTTCTCCGGGTGTGTCCTGTCCTAAATGCGGCAATGTATGGCAGTGCCCGAGATGTTCGGTTTCTTTGGTCTATCATAAGACCAGTAATGATTTGAGGTGCCATTATTGCGGGTATACCCATCCATGGCCCGGTGAGTGCCCGACATGCAAGAACAAAGAACTGTCTGTTTTCGGTATCGGAACGCAGAAAGTGGAGCAGGAGCTTCACCAGCTTTTCCCGCAGGCAAGGGTATTCAGGCTTGACCGGGACACGGCTTCAAGCCATGAAGTATACCATAGGGCATACCAGGAATTTAAAAATGAGAATTACGATATACTTCTCGGCACACAAATGGTTGCAAAAGGCTTTGATTTTCCAAGGGTTACTTTGGTAGGTGTTATAGATGCTGATACAGCGCTTTACCTGCCGGATTTCCGTTCAGCGGAACGGACTTTTCAGCTCATAACGCAGGTAGCAGGCCGTTCCGGGAGAAGCAGTTTGGGAGGTGAGGTGATAGTACAAACGCGTTACCCGAATCACTATGCTTTGTTGGCAAGTAAAGACCATGATTACCACGAGTTCTATGACCAGGAGATAAATAACCGCAGGCAAATGGATTACCCGCCTTTTAGCAGGCTTGCAAATATACTTGTCCGGGCAAGTAAGGAAGAAAAGGCAATTGAACTTATAAACAAAATAAGCGGTGATTTGAATGATTTTAAAGAAAAAAATGTATTTAAATATGATATATTAGGGCCTACCCCTGCCGCGCACTCAAAATTAAGAAGGTTATTCAGGTGGCAGGTACTGCTCAAAGGAAATTCCGAAGAAATCCTCCTTGCCTCAAAAAATATAAGAAATTACTATATTCCCCGCGGCATATTCGTAAGCATAGATATTGACCCTCAAAACGTGCTTTAA
- a CDS encoding uracil-DNA glycosylase: MKRQEFSKILKLAKASILDEKNWGEFEVITKPSPKKPAKDELPKIAKPEKKEPGNVNNELDDFNKKISGCKKCPLGETRLNFVFGVGNPNAKLMFIGEGPGFDEDHQGVPFVGKAGQLLTKIIEAMGFNRNDVYICNIVKCHPMIDSGDPEKRGNDRPPGLEEINSCIGYLEKQIEIIRPDCICVLGNVAAKALLKTETGISKLRGTFCEYNGIKVMPTYHPAALLRTPSLKKDVWEDMKKVRNELNKK, translated from the coding sequence ATGAAGCGGCAAGAATTTTCAAAAATATTAAAGCTTGCTAAAGCCTCTATCCTTGACGAAAAGAACTGGGGCGAGTTTGAAGTAATAACGAAACCTTCTCCTAAAAAACCCGCCAAAGATGAGCTTCCAAAGATAGCAAAACCCGAAAAGAAAGAGCCGGGCAATGTAAATAATGAATTAGATGATTTTAATAAAAAGATCTCAGGATGCAAAAAATGCCCGCTTGGAGAAACACGCTTGAATTTTGTTTTTGGCGTGGGAAATCCGAATGCGAAGCTCATGTTCATAGGAGAGGGACCGGGTTTTGATGAAGACCACCAGGGGGTGCCGTTCGTAGGAAAAGCAGGCCAGCTTCTGACAAAGATAATAGAAGCTATGGGATTTAATAGAAACGATGTCTATATATGCAATATAGTAAAATGCCATCCGATGATAGACTCAGGTGACCCTGAAAAAAGGGGTAATGACCGGCCACCGGGCCTTGAGGAGATAAATTCATGCATTGGCTACCTTGAAAAACAGATTGAAATAATAAGGCCGGATTGTATATGTGTTCTCGGGAATGTTGCAGCAAAAGCGCTTTTAAAAACAGAAACAGGGATCAGTAAGTTAAGAGGGACTTTTTGTGAATATAACGGCATCAAAGTAATGCCTACGTATCATCCTGCTGCGCTTTTGCGTACTCCGAGCCTTAAAAAGGACGTTTGGGAAGATATGAAAAAAGTAAGAAATGAATTAAATAAAAAATAG
- a CDS encoding phosphopantothenoylcysteine decarboxylase has protein sequence MVNFLITSGATREYIDPVRFLSNASSGKMGCELAEAAKKLGHKVVLISGPSSFVPAGNIKSIPVTSASEMLEEVKKNISGSDIFICAAAVSDYRPQREKKDKIKKTKNGLVLKLVKTPDILKTISFKNRGKVMVGFCLESKNLVNQAIKKLKDKKLDLIVANPVKAIASDKSDVVIISGTPPAGAGGSFDNVTSRRSGIRQDKYKSSPVPPTRWTMVQKTVLRNKSKKEIAERIINEAARIFKNIKAC, from the coding sequence ATGGTTAATTTTTTGATCACATCAGGCGCCACAAGAGAATATATTGATCCTGTGAGGTTCCTGTCAAACGCTTCATCCGGGAAAATGGGCTGTGAGCTGGCAGAAGCGGCAAAAAAACTCGGGCATAAAGTAGTGCTGATAAGCGGGCCGTCAAGTTTTGTGCCTGCCGGAAATATTAAATCCATACCGGTAACCTCAGCCTCGGAAATGCTAGAGGAAGTCAAAAAAAATATATCAGGGTCTGATATTTTTATTTGTGCCGCAGCTGTGTCGGATTACAGGCCGCAAAGAGAGAAAAAGGACAAGATAAAAAAAACGAAAAATGGCCTTGTTTTAAAACTTGTTAAAACCCCCGACATCTTAAAAACTATTTCTTTCAAGAACAGAGGCAAAGTAATGGTGGGGTTCTGCCTTGAATCAAAGAACCTTGTAAATCAGGCAATAAAAAAACTAAAAGATAAAAAACTTGATCTGATAGTCGCAAATCCGGTTAAGGCAATAGCCAGCGATAAATCTGATGTTGTAATAATAAGTGGAACTCCTCCGGCAGGAGCCGGAGGCTCATTCGATAACGTGACATCCCGCCGCAGCGGGATACGGCAGGATAAATACAAATCATCTCCGGTTCCACCTACGCGGTGGACCATGGTTCAAAAGACGGTGCTCAGGAATAAAAGCAAAAAAGAAATAGCAGAAAGGATAATAAATGAAGCGGCAAGAATTTTCAAAAATATTAAAGCTTGCTAA
- a CDS encoding LemA family protein, whose product MKQLWIVLGVLVFFVVILVGTVVGNYNKIVTLGESINAAWAQVENQLQRRNDLIPNLVNTVKGYAAHEKQIFEDVASARAALGGAKTIDEKIKANQGIESALSRLLAIAENYPNLKANENFIHLQDELAGTENRIAVERMRYNEVVQAYNIMIKRFPGNIVASFFKFEKKDIYFKAEEAAKTVPKVQF is encoded by the coding sequence ATGAAACAATTATGGATAGTTTTAGGAGTGCTTGTATTTTTTGTGGTTATTCTAGTGGGCACAGTTGTGGGGAATTACAACAAAATCGTTACCTTGGGAGAAAGCATAAATGCCGCCTGGGCACAGGTGGAAAACCAGCTCCAGAGAAGAAATGACCTTATACCGAACCTGGTAAATACCGTGAAAGGTTATGCTGCGCATGAAAAACAAATATTTGAAGATGTGGCAAGTGCAAGGGCTGCTCTGGGCGGCGCAAAGACCATCGATGAAAAAATAAAAGCCAACCAGGGCATTGAAAGCGCACTCTCGAGGCTTTTGGCGATAGCTGAAAATTACCCTAACTTAAAAGCCAATGAAAACTTTATTCACTTGCAGGATGAGCTCGCAGGCACAGAAAACCGTATTGCGGTCGAGCGGATGCGTTATAACGAAGTAGTACAGGCCTATAACATCATGATAAAACGGTTCCCGGGAAATATAGTAGCGTCATTTTTCAAGTTCGAAAAGAAAGATATCTACTTTAAAGCCGAGGAAGCAGCTAAAACTGTACCAAAGGTACAGTTTTAA